Proteins encoded by one window of bacterium:
- a CDS encoding 2Fe-2S iron-sulfur cluster-binding protein, translating into MDQKATVRLTIDNKEITVAQNMTILEAARENGIRIPTLCHHPALSNWGGCRICVVEVDKAPRLVASCVMPVREGMEVVTSNERILESRRTILEFLFAERNHYCMFCAQSGDCELQSLAYELGMDHLTVPPSFKEFPIDATNPYMALDHNRCILCGRCVRACKELAGNSVLNYQNRGARTLICKDLNDLTEDSSCDSSGVCLQVCPTGAMYQRLRPHQAVLGKRGPVRVVQTRCAVCGLLCQGQYSVRDGNLMRIDGLLSTQRPDRGQLCRKGRFEPLVNKGGRILEPMVRGKDHELHPTTWEDALERLAAGMMQGRQRKAGLLGLVSADCSCEEIWLFKEMLEEGMGGHAGLLEREALLPIQGALKEMERTFLGLRECSWVHLSEADFILLVGGHPEESHPLLVSMIRRASMERGAWVASMGGSGVSSAFRTLHAEIASHELAEAVRFLLARALEGSGSFNPITRWRRILSEVEPIRSKDSLKELPLQLREVVEQIASGFMNSLHPLIVAGPELSGKGEYSALQHVMFLALLKGLLPQNGLRLILLKPGGNPACALRLNCLGIPEESEARGAGACLLLLGGGQNHGLGGVVPRADFLGVIGSHVPEELLNKAHVILPRPLWLEQEGSYLSLDGHEMGHVSEVLSPPPGVRRSWETLLALAGRTGVRALPSTMESLRARTMAAMNLS; encoded by the coding sequence ATGGACCAGAAAGCCACGGTGCGATTGACCATAGACAATAAGGAGATAACTGTTGCCCAGAACATGACTATCCTGGAGGCAGCACGGGAAAACGGGATCCGGATCCCCACCCTGTGCCATCACCCCGCCCTTTCCAACTGGGGAGGCTGTCGTATATGCGTGGTGGAGGTGGACAAGGCTCCAAGGCTTGTGGCCAGTTGCGTCATGCCTGTAAGGGAGGGCATGGAGGTCGTCACCAGCAATGAGCGCATCTTGGAGAGCCGAAGAACCATCCTGGAATTCCTTTTTGCAGAGCGCAACCATTACTGCATGTTCTGTGCCCAAAGCGGCGACTGCGAACTCCAGAGCCTGGCCTATGAGCTGGGTATGGACCACCTGACCGTGCCACCATCTTTCAAGGAGTTCCCAATTGATGCCACAAACCCTTACATGGCCCTGGACCATAACCGCTGCATCCTGTGCGGGAGGTGTGTCAGGGCCTGCAAGGAGCTGGCCGGCAATTCTGTGCTCAATTACCAGAACAGGGGGGCGCGCACCCTCATATGTAAGGACTTGAATGATCTCACGGAGGACTCCAGCTGCGATTCCTCGGGTGTGTGCCTCCAGGTTTGCCCAACAGGAGCCATGTATCAAAGACTGAGGCCGCACCAAGCAGTGCTGGGCAAGAGAGGGCCTGTGCGGGTGGTTCAAACCAGATGTGCTGTGTGCGGGCTCCTGTGCCAGGGCCAATACAGTGTTCGGGATGGAAATCTCATGCGCATAGACGGTCTTCTCTCCACCCAAAGACCAGACAGGGGTCAGCTTTGCCGCAAGGGGCGTTTCGAGCCTTTGGTGAACAAGGGAGGTAGGATACTTGAGCCCATGGTGAGGGGAAAAGACCATGAACTGCATCCCACCACCTGGGAGGATGCCTTGGAGAGGCTAGCTGCAGGCATGATGCAAGGAAGGCAAAGAAAAGCCGGGTTGCTGGGTCTGGTCTCTGCAGACTGCTCCTGCGAGGAGATTTGGCTTTTTAAAGAGATGCTGGAAGAGGGGATGGGGGGGCATGCAGGCCTGCTGGAAAGAGAGGCCCTCTTGCCCATTCAAGGCGCCCTTAAAGAAATGGAGAGAACCTTCCTGGGACTCAGGGAATGCTCCTGGGTGCATCTGTCCGAGGCGGACTTCATATTGTTGGTGGGGGGCCATCCAGAGGAGTCACATCCTCTTCTGGTCTCCATGATCAGAAGAGCGTCCATGGAGAGGGGGGCTTGGGTGGCCTCCATGGGTGGTTCTGGGGTTTCCTCTGCTTTCAGAACCCTACATGCGGAGATTGCCTCCCATGAGCTTGCCGAGGCCGTGAGGTTTCTGCTGGCCAGGGCCCTCGAAGGCTCAGGCAGCTTCAACCCCATCACCAGGTGGAGGAGGATCCTCTCGGAGGTGGAGCCTATCAGATCAAAAGACTCCCTGAAGGAACTTCCCCTGCAGCTCAGGGAGGTGGTGGAGCAAATTGCCAGTGGCTTCATGAACTCCCTTCATCCCTTGATTGTGGCCGGCCCCGAGCTGAGTGGGAAAGGGGAATATTCAGCATTGCAACATGTCATGTTCCTGGCCCTTCTAAAGGGTCTTCTGCCCCAAAATGGGCTAAGGCTCATTCTTTTGAAACCTGGTGGAAACCCTGCTTGTGCGCTACGGCTCAACTGCCTTGGCATTCCTGAGGAAAGTGAGGCCCGCGGGGCAGGGGCTTGTCTATTGCTGCTTGGGGGAGGACAAAACCATGGTTTGGGCGGGGTTGTGCCCAGGGCCGATTTTCTAGGCGTTATTGGATCCCATGTCCCTGAAGAGCTGTTGAACAAGGCCCATGTGATCTTGCCAAGGCCGCTTTGGCTGGAGCAGGAAGGCAGTTACCTTTCCCTGGACGGACATGAAATGGGGCATGTTTCTGAGGTGTTGAGCCCGCCGCCGG